The following are from one region of the Salvia hispanica cultivar TCC Black 2014 chromosome 1, UniMelb_Shisp_WGS_1.0, whole genome shotgun sequence genome:
- the LOC125188418 gene encoding G-type lectin S-receptor-like serine/threonine-protein kinase B120: protein MVSANQEYKLGFFSPPNTTNRYLGIFFSLSEETVIWVANRDTPLKDSSGAVALSRDGNLVVLDGTNRTVWSTKLTTSLVSPVVQILDTGNLVLREEDSGDALWESFSHPTDVMVQGMRLSQNVNTGKQVDTVVFSPVLVLLTAWKSATDPAVGSFTGGLDAASAAPQLVVWDEGRPHWRSGPWNGLIFLGIKEMFYAYLDGFSQCDSEVVEWGGEEMGRGDGVS from the exons ATGGTATCAGCAAACCAGGAATATAAACTGGGATTCTTCTCTCCTCCAAACACCACCAACCGCTACTTGGGAATCTTCTTCTCCTTGTCGGAAGAAACCGTGATTTGGGTCGCCAACAGAGACACACCCCTCAAAGATTCTTCTGGCGCCGTTGCTCTGTCTCGAGATGGCAATCTTGTCGTCTTAGATGGGACTAATCGAACCGTCTGGTCGACTAAACTCACAACATCTTTAGTCAGTCCAGTCGTCCAAATCCTGGACACTGGCAATCTCGTCTTGAGGGAAGAGGACTCTGGAGACGCGTTGTGGGAGTCTTTCTCACATCCTACGGATGTTATGGTGCAGGGGATGAGGCTAAGCCAAAACGTAAACACCGGAAAGCAGGTTGATACAGTTGTTTTCTCCCCTGTTCTG GTGCTGCTGACAGCGTGGAAAAGCGCGACCGACCCTGCGGTGGGGAGCTTCACTGGGGGCCTGGACGCTGCGAGTGCGGCGCCACAGCTTGTCGTTTGGGATGAGGGGAGGCCGCACTGGAGGAGTGGGCCGTGGAACGGCCTGATCTTTCTCGGGATAAAGGAGATGTTCTATGCCTACTTGGACGGATTCTCTCAG TGCGATTCGGAAGTTGTGGAATGGGGCGGCGAAGAGATGGGACGTGGTGATGGCGTATCCTGA
- the LOC125188434 gene encoding G-type lectin S-receptor-like serine/threonine-protein kinase At1g11300 yields the protein MRIPSHILITATIHLCLCAAFCRAQGGSNNTSTNSCGSNGECGEFGSCDPQAAPVCSCLPGFTPQNARDWESGNWSGGCARKVALNCGNATIGDGFKKLDSIKISNYTSRSSVSEDECEGVCLGNCSCLAYGFDSGFGCLMWSVPLIDVQTGSSLGSDIYLRLSLSDSELAGHKKGFKKIFIVLPILSFVVLCVCSCFAWKWIAKRRGNGEAIEYGNTTQDATSRVNLEDIPLFKYEELANATDNFSEANKLGKGGFGPVYKGILPSGREIAVKRLSNASGQGLQEFMNEVKLISKLQHRNLVRLLGCCAEDREKMLVYEYMPNKSLDFFLFDQSQEVLDWRKRFNIIEGICRGLLYLHRDSRLRIIHRDLKPSNILLDNDWNPKISDFGMARIYEAKQDHVSTVRVVGTYGYMPPEYAMKGRFSEKSDTFSFGVLMLEIATGRRNTSFYPQEGSLNLLGHIWTAWKKEIVTPLIDPRILSSSCQTEVMRCIHIGLLCVQELPEDRPFISAVLSMLRSEIIELPKPKQSAFSYKSSRTDTGTSSSQQSESSGSLNNVTLSVVYDMATRINQLLIHKSILLLIIIQSVSCLGIEKDTISTGVVIKDPQTITSQKQIYKLGFFTPPNTTNRYLGIFFAFSQETVIWVANRDTPLTDSSGAVTLSRDGNLVVLEGSTNKTVWSTNRTTTSPVMNSTVQLLDIGNLVLREEATGDVLWESFSDPTDVIVPGMTLSQNVNTGKMVALSAWKNASDPELGRFTAGLDAFSIPQLASWDEGRPHWRSGPWNGLIFLGIKEMFYAYLDGFTQVKNDSAGNFFYTKPQENVYKTASVNSTGSVIRKVWNGVAKRWEVGWSAPENECDVYGKCGAFGSCNVMHSPICSCLRGFEPVNEEEWGRGNWTNGCRRRNQLQCGDDEFERLRYMKVPDFAQPLPAGVQDECRTRCLGNCSCIAYAYDSYIGCMFWSDTLIDTQEFGSVGVDLYVRLSASEFGGHKERKLFIIIPVTVGFVCISIMIFIAWWLMVKRKGDKVKDTSIVEAGQMFTTDSTAIVLRNETKEVNIGELPKFTFEMLAKATDQFNEDNLLGRGGFGPVYKGILSNGKEIAVKRLSAESGQGMHEFMNEVIVISKLQHRNLVKLLGGCVEKEEKILIYEYMPNKSLDACLFGPTNPTKKLLDWNMRYSIIEGIGRGILYLHRDSRLRIIHRDLKPSNVLLDQDWNPKISDFGMARIFGGNEDHGSTARVVGTYGYMAPEYGMGGRFSEKSDVYSFGVLILEIIKGKKNTHYFNDEFSLSLIGCAWKMWNEGNGLSFVEESIASRETEEDMVRCIQIGLLCVQESPNNRPAIQTVLSMLSGEIVELPLPKQPVFAEQNESTNHNGYSNNELTLTVLDGR from the exons ATGAGAATACCATCTCACATTCTGATCACCGCCACCATCCACTTGTGTCTCTGTGCGGCATTCTGTCGAGCACAAGGCGGCAGTAACAACACCTCAACCAATTCCTGCGGAAGTAACGGCGAGTGTGGGGAATTCGGGAGCTGCGACCCGCAAGCTGCACCAGTTTGCAGTTGCTTGCCCGGATTCACCCCGCAGAATGCTAGGGATTGGGAGTCAGGGAACTGGAGCGGCGGATGCGCGAGGAAGGTCGCTTTGAATTGCGGCAACGCGACGATTGGCGATGGGTTTAAGAAGCTCGATTCGATTAAGATTTCCAACTACACTTCCCGATCGTCTGTTTCGGAAGACGAGTGTGAAGGTGTGTGTTTGGGGAATTGCTCGTGTTTGGCGTATGGATTTGATTCGGGATTTGGGTGTTTGATGTGGAGCGTGCCCTTAATCGACGTTCAGACGGGCTCCAGCTTGGGCTCTGATATTTACCTCCGCCTCTCTCTTTCCGATTCCGAGTTGG CAGGTCACAAGAAAGGGTTTAAGAAGATCTTTATAGTTTTGCCAATCCTTAgctttgttgttttgtgtgtttgcTCATGTTTTGCTTGGAAATGGATTGCTAAACGCAGAG GCAATGGAGAAGCCATTGAATATGGCAATACTACTCAAGATGCAACGAGTCGGGTTAATCTTGAAGACATACCGTTGTTTAAATATGAGGAACTGGCGAATGCGACCGATAATTTCTCTGAAGCTAACAAGCTAGGGAAGGGTGGTTTCGGTCCTGTCTACAAG GGGATTTTGCCTAGTGGGAGAGAAATTGCAGTTAAGAGGCTCTCAAATGCATCGGGACAAGGGTTGCAAGAATTTATGAATGAAGTGAAGCTCATTTCGAAACTCCAGCACAGGAATCTTGTTAGATTACTTGGCTGCTGTGCAGAGGATAGGGAGAAGATGTTGGTGTATGAATACATGCCTAATAAAAGCTTGGATTTTTTCCTATTTG ATCAATCGCAAGAGGTCTTAGACTGGAGAAAGCGTTTCAATATTATTGAAGGTATTTGTCGAGGCCTTCTCTATCTCCATAGAGATTCTAGATTGAGGATAATCCATCGAGACCTCAAGCCAAGCAACATATTGTTGGATAATGATTGGAATCCGAAGATTTCAGACTTTGGCATGGCCAGAATATACGAGGCCAAGCAAGATCATGTGAGCACAGTGAGAGTTGTAGGGACATA TGGATATATGCCTCCTGAATATGCAATGAAAGGAAGATTTTCAGAAAAATCAGACACGTTTAGCTTCGGAGTTTTGATGCTGGAGATTGCCACTGGGAGAAGGAACACAAGCTTCTATCCTCAGGAAGGCTCTTTGAACCTTCTCGGACAT ATTTGGACAGCGTGGAAAAAAGAGATCGTCACACCTTTGATAGATCCAAGAATATTGAGTTCAAGTTGCCAGACAGAGGTGATGCGGTGCATACATATCGGACTATTGTGCGTTCAAGAACTTCCTGAGGACAGGCCATTTATTTCGGCTGTACTGTCGATGCTAAGAAGTGAAATCATAGAGCTTCCTAAACCAAAGCAGTCGGCATTTTCTTATAAGTCGAGCCGCACGGATACAGGTACAAGTTCTTCTCAGCAGAGTGAGAGTAGTGGCTCCTTGAATAATGTAACTCTCTCAGTGGTTTACG ACATGGCAACCAGAATCAACCAGCTCTTGATTCATAAAtcaattcttcttcttatAATCATCCAAAGTGTTTCATGTTTGGGCATAGAAAAAGACACTATTTCAACCGGAGTAGTGATCAAAGATCCACAAACCATCACATCCCAAAAACAGATATACAAATTAGGATTCTTCACACCTCCAAACACAACCAACCGCTACTTAGGCATCTTCTTCGCCTTCTCCCAAGAAACTGTGATTTGGGTCGCCAACAGAGACACACCCCTCACTGATTCTTCCGGCGCCGTTACTCTCTCTCGAGACGGCAATCTCGTCGTCTTGGAGGGGAGTACTAATAAAACCGTTTGGTCCACCAATCGCACCACCACCTCTCCTGTCATGAACTCAACCGTCCAACTCCTCGACATCGGCAATCTCGTCTTGCGGGAAGAGGCAACGGGAGACGTGTTATGGGAGTCGTTCTCAGATCCTACGGACGTGATTGTGCCAGGCATGACGCTGAGCCAGAACGTCAATACAGGGAAGATGGTGGCGCTGTCGGCGTGGAAAAACGCCTCTGATCCCGAGCTAGGGAGGTTCACCGCCGGCCTGGATGCATTCAGCATCCCACAGCTTGCCAGCTGGGACGAGGGAAGGCCACACTGGAGGAGCGGGCCGTGGAACGGCCTCATCTTTCTCGGGATCAAGGAGATGTTCTACGCCTACTTGGACGGCTTCACTCAAGTGAAGAACGACAGCGCAGGGAATTTCTTCTACACGAAGCCGCAGGAGAATGTGTACAAAACAGCCAGCGTGAATTCTACTGGAAGCGTGATTCGGAAAGTGTGGAATGGCGTGGCGAAGAGATGGGAGGTGGGGTGGTCTGCTCCGGAAAATGAATGCGATGTTTATGGCAAGTGTGGGGCGTTTGGTAGCTGTAATGTAATGCATTCGCCTATTTGTAGTTGTTTGAGAGGTTTTGAGCCTGTAAATGAGGAAGAATGGGGGAGAGGAAATTGGACTAATGGTTGCAGGAGGAGGAACCAGTTGCAATGTGGAGATGATGAGTTTGAGAGGCTGCGGTATATGAAGGTTCCGGACTTTGCTCAGCCCTTGCCTGCTGGGGTTCAAGACGAGTGTCGAACCAGATGTCTGGGGAACTGCTCCTGCATCGCTTATGCTTATGATAGTTACATTGGTTGTATGTTTTGGAGTGATACCTTGATTGACACTCAGGAGTTTGGCAGTGTTGGTGTTGATCTCTACGTTCGTCTCTCTGCTTCTGAATTCG GTGGCCACAAGGAAAGAAAGCTTTTCATCATAATTCCGGTAACTGTGGGTTTTGTTTGTATATCTATCATGATCTTCATTGCTTGGTGGCTGATGGTAAAGAGGAAAG GCGACAAAGTGAAAGATACGAGTATTGTGGAAGCAGGCCAAATGTTTACTACGGATTCAACTGCAATCGTACTTAGAAATGAGACAAAGGAAGTTAATATCGGTGAGTTACCAAAGTTCACTTTCGAGATGCTTGCTAAAGCAACTGACCAGTTCAATGAAGATAATCTTCTTGGAAGGGGTGGTTTCGGTCCTGTTTACAAG GGAATTCTGTCAAACGGGAAAGAAATCGCTGTAAAGAGATTATCAGCAGAGTCTGGACAAGGAATGCATGAATTCATGAATGAAGTTATTGTGATTTCAAAACTCCAACACAGGAATCTTGTGAAACTGTTAGGAGGTTGTgttgagaaagaagagaagattcTGATATATGAATACATGCCAAACAAAAGCTTGGACGCTTGTCTCTTTG GTCCTACAAATCCAACAAAGAAGTTGTTAGATTGGAATATGCGTTACAGCATTATCGAGGGCATTGGGCGAGGCATACTTTACCTCCACAGAGACTCAAGACTAAGGATTATACACAGAGACTTGAAACCAAGTAATGTTCTGTTAGACCAAGACTGGAATCCAAAAATCTCGGATTTTGGGATGGCAAGAATATTCGGAGGCAATGAAGACCATGGAAGCACTGCAAGAGTCGTGGGAACATA CGGATACATGGCGCCAGAATACGGAATGGGAGGCAGATTTTCTGAAAAATCTGATGTATACAGCTTCGGAGTGCTGATTCTGGAGAttataaaagggaaaaagaacACACACTATTTCAATGATGAATTTTCCTTGAGTCTCATAGGATGT GCATGGAAAATGTGGAATGAGGGTAACGGTTTGAGTTTCGTGGAGGAAAGCATCGCAAGTAGGGAGACGGAGGAAGATATGGTTCGATGCATTCAGATAGGGCTGCTGTGCGTCCAAGAATCACCGAACAACAGACCTGCGATTCAAACCGTTCTGTCGATGCTGAGTGGTGAAATTGTGGAGCTGCCACTACCCAAGCAGCCAGTGTTCGCGGAGCAGAATGAGTCAACGAACCATAATGGCTACTCCAATAACGAGCTCACTCTCACCGTGCTTGATGGCCGATGA
- the LOC125188425 gene encoding G-type lectin S-receptor-like serine/threonine-protein kinase At1g11330, with protein sequence MTSSIDQLLIHKSFLLLIIIQSVACLSIETDTISSGVVIKDPQTITSPKQIYKLGFFTPPNTTNRYLGIFFAFSQETVIWVANRNKPLKDSSGSVTLSRDGNLVVLDGTNQTVWSTNLTLTSLVMNTTVQLLNTGNLVLQKEDLGEILWQSFSEPTDVIVPGMTLSQNAKTGEMVALSAWKNASDPELGSFTAGLEAQSIPQLATWNEGRPHWRSGPWNGLIFLGIKEMFYAYLDGFTQVKNDSAGNFFYTKQQDNVYITASVNSTGSVIRKVWNGVAKRWEVGWTAPENECDVYGKCGAFGSCNVMESPICSCLRGFEPVNEDEWGRGNWTNGCRRRNQLQCGDDGFERLRYMKVPDFAQPLPAGVQDECRTRCLGNCSCIAYAYDSYIGCMFWSNTLIDNQEFGSVGVDLYVRLSASEFGSHKERKFFIIIPVTVGFVCISTMIFIAWWLMAKRKDKVKDTSIVEAGQMFTADSTAIILRNETKEVNIGELPKFTFEMLAKATNRFHEDNLLGRGGFGPVYKGVLASGKEIAVKRLSAESGQGMEEFMNEVIVISKLQYRNLVKLLGGCVEKEEKILIYEYMPNKSLDAYLFGHTNPTKKLLDRIRNGRQIF encoded by the exons ATGACATCAAGTATCGATCAGCTCTTGATTCATAAatcatttcttcttcttataATCATCCAAAGTGTTGCATGTTTGAGCATAGAAACAGACACCATTTCAAGCGGTGTTGTGATCAAAGATCCACAAACCATCACATCCCCAAAACAGATATACAAACTAGGATTCTTCACACCTCCAAACACAACCAACCGCTACTTAGGCATCTTCTTTGCCTTCTCCCAAGAAACAGTGATTTGGGTCGCCAACAGAAACAAACCACTCAAAGATTCCTCTGGCTCTGTTACTCTGTCTCGAGATGGAAATCTCGTGGTCTTGGACGGGACTAATCAAACCGTCTGGTCCACCAATCTCACCCTCACCTCTCTCGTCATGAACACAACCGTCCAACTACTCAACACTGGCAATCTTGTCTTGCAGAAAGAGGACTTGGGAGAGATATTATGGCAATCTTTCTCAGAGCCTACGGACGTGATTGTGCCAGGCATGACGCTGAGCCAGAACGCGAAGACAGGGGAGATGGTGGCGCTGTCGGCGTGGAAAAACGCCTCTGATCCCGAGCTAGGGAGCTTCACCGCTGGCCTTGAAGCACAGAGCATCCCACAGCTTGCCACGTGGAACGAGGGGAGGCCGCACTGGAGGAGCGGGCCGTGGAACGGTCTCATCTTTCTTGGGATAAAGGAGATGTTCTACGCCTACTTGGATGGCTTCACTCAAGTGAAGAACGACAGCGCGGGGAATTTCTTCTACACGAAGCAGCAGGACAATGTGTACATAACGGCCAGCGTGAATTCTACGGGAAGCGTGATTCGGAAGGTGTGGAATGGCGTGGCCAAGAGATGGGAGGTGGGGTGGACTGCTCCGGAAAATGAATGCGATGTTTACGGGAAGTGTGGGGCGTTTGGTAGCTGTAATGTTATGGAATCGCCTATTTGTAGTTGTTTGAGAGGTTTTGAGCCTGTAAATGAGGATGAATGGGGGAGAGGGAATTGGACTAATGGTTGCAGGAGGAGGAACCAGTTGCAATGTGGAGACGATGGATTTGAGAGGCTGCGGTATATGAAGGTTCCGGACTTTGCTCAACCCTTGCCTGCTGGGGTTCAAGACGAGTGTCGAACCAGATGTCTGGGGAACTGCTCCTGCATAGCTTATGCTTATGATAGTTACATTGGTTGTATGTTTTGGAGCAATACCTTGATTGACAATCAGGAGTTTGGTAGTGTTGGTGTGGATCTCTACGTTCGTCTCTCTGCTTCTGAATTCG GTAGCCACAAGGAAAGAAAGTTTTTCATCATAATTCCGGTAACTGTGGGTTTTGTTTGCATATCTACCATGATCTTCATTGCTTGGTGGCTGATGGCAAAGAGGAAAG ACAAAGTGAAAGATACGAGTATTGTGGAAGCAGGCCAGATGTTTACTGCGGATTCAACTGCAATCATACTTAGAAATGAGACGAAGGAAGTTAATATTGGTGAGTTGCCAAAGTTCACTTTCGAGATGCTTGCTAAAGCAACAAACCGGTTCCACGAAGATAATCTTCTTGGAAGGGGTGGTTTTGGTCCTGTTTACAAG GGAGTTCTGGCAAGCGGGAAAGAAATTGCTGTGAAAAGACTATCGGCAGAATCTGGACAAGGAATGGAAGAATTCATGAATGAAGTGATTGTGATTTCCAAACTCCAATATAGGAATCTTGTGAAACTGCTGGGAGGCTGTgttgagaaagaagagaaaattcTGATATACGAATACATGCCAAACAAAAGCTTGGATGCTTATCTATTTG GTCATACAAATCCAACAAAGAAGTTGTTGGACAGAATACGGAATGGGAGGCAGATTTTCTGA